The following proteins come from a genomic window of Nodularia sp. LEGE 06071:
- a CDS encoding ScyD/ScyE family protein, producing the protein MKIKQLTITLISFYMTAFSGMKAVEAASFTVIADGLNNPGGLSFSPDGKLYITEGGTGGSGACVPPASGEGDSLCYGNNGVVSVIDNGEIQPILTELPSLALPDGKRAAGPRDIQFDATGQPYVLLGYGTNPTYRESLGETGLGTIIVPDFDTNSWTSIADISNYELVNNPDGDDLNSNPLKFLIDGDQLVIVDSAANDLLSVNTSGSDLQAIPAESFAIAVFPQKTLTNPVFPPSLTPSNEPEQVPTQTEAPPLELSIQSVPTGVAQGLDGAYYISEYTGFPFPEGGANIYRVGDDGIPTIYADGFTQLMDLEFDQDGNLYALQYANESGWKGNQDGALIKIAPDGTRTTILSGNGLESPSALTIGVDGTIYIANRGDRPGEGQIISIQNIQSVPEPNSALGLLTLGALGVVWLRKSNRLKPLHQ; encoded by the coding sequence ATGAAAATCAAGCAACTTACTATTACCTTGATCAGTTTTTATATGACTGCTTTTTCAGGAATGAAAGCAGTAGAAGCCGCATCTTTTACAGTAATTGCCGACGGTCTAAATAATCCAGGTGGTCTGAGTTTTAGCCCCGACGGTAAACTCTATATTACAGAAGGTGGGACTGGAGGAAGTGGTGCTTGTGTTCCACCAGCAAGCGGTGAAGGCGATTCCTTATGTTATGGCAATAATGGAGTAGTCAGCGTCATTGACAACGGTGAAATCCAGCCTATACTGACAGAATTACCCTCCTTAGCATTACCAGATGGCAAAAGAGCTGCTGGCCCCCGTGATATTCAATTTGATGCTACTGGTCAGCCTTATGTGCTGCTGGGGTATGGAACTAATCCCACTTATCGCGAGAGTTTGGGTGAAACTGGTCTAGGAACAATCATCGTTCCTGACTTTGACACCAATTCCTGGACGAGTATTGCAGATATATCTAACTATGAACTTGTTAACAATCCTGATGGCGATGATCTCAATAGCAATCCCTTAAAATTTCTCATAGATGGTGATCAACTTGTAATAGTTGATTCGGCTGCTAACGATTTATTAAGTGTTAATACTAGTGGTTCTGATTTGCAAGCGATTCCTGCGGAGAGCTTCGCGATCGCAGTATTTCCCCAAAAAACATTAACAAATCCAGTCTTCCCACCTTCCCTTACACCATCGAATGAACCTGAACAAGTTCCCACTCAAACTGAAGCACCACCATTAGAGTTGAGTATTCAATCAGTACCAACAGGTGTGGCGCAAGGACTAGACGGAGCTTACTATATCAGTGAATATACTGGTTTTCCCTTTCCAGAAGGAGGAGCAAACATCTATCGCGTTGGTGATGACGGTATACCAACAATCTATGCAGATGGTTTTACCCAACTCATGGACTTGGAATTTGATCAAGATGGTAATTTGTACGCTTTGCAGTATGCCAACGAGTCAGGCTGGAAAGGTAATCAAGATGGTGCTTTGATCAAAATAGCTCCCGATGGGACTCGTACAACTATTCTCAGTGGCAACGGCTTAGAATCGCCTAGTGCCTTGACCATTGGTGTTGATGGTACCATTTACATCGCCAACCGAGGCGATCGCCCAGGAGAAGGACAAATTATCAGCATTCAGAATATCCAGTCTGTTCCTGAACCTAACTCTGCATTAGGTCTATTAACTCTTGGCGCTTTGGGCGTTGTTTGGTTGCGAAAGAGTAACCGCCTCAAACCCCTTCATCAATAA
- the scyC gene encoding scytonemin biosynthesis cyclase/decarboxylase ScyC (ScyC, an enzyme in the biosynthesis pathway for the cyanobacterial natural sunscreen scytonemin, performs a cyclization and decarboxylation on the compound ScyA produces.): MEKNTFAASTYIATSPESAFEYLCSLKNLDDWTLFSRMIEQIDEDTWVGTASGYHKNLYYHVKKLENPLFYGIEWHCGFEYNQYFQVYPVLLFPPNYIDPETDEKGVYFHWLSFVDPKRQTPMIMQGIHTVHTSETRSLKAILERQAGRSTAAKGRHFIDTDTIYVDAPMDIGIKYLSDLQNMDEWAHLVRPSGEITSQSGEFRDEYDQKIKISLRLHTLSKYNLLEQENFYPEYGFYQRSVALLIPTAYAFADPEASGFILHRITFWKTDQVLAHGKLQIEDFGAESMNIKRMLEAKAGNMTSFDLGMSYVPKNQNSVVTSH, from the coding sequence ATGGAAAAAAACACATTTGCCGCATCAACATATATCGCTACTTCACCAGAGAGCGCCTTTGAGTATCTTTGCAGTTTAAAGAACTTAGATGATTGGACGCTTTTTAGCCGGATGATCGAGCAAATTGACGAAGATACCTGGGTGGGAACTGCCTCTGGGTATCATAAAAATCTCTATTATCATGTGAAAAAGCTAGAAAACCCGCTGTTCTATGGCATCGAATGGCACTGCGGATTTGAGTATAATCAATACTTCCAAGTATATCCGGTTTTATTGTTTCCTCCGAACTACATTGATCCAGAAACGGATGAAAAAGGTGTGTACTTCCACTGGTTGAGTTTTGTCGATCCCAAAAGACAGACTCCCATGATTATGCAGGGAATCCACACTGTACATACTTCCGAGACTCGTTCTCTCAAAGCGATTTTAGAACGCCAAGCTGGTCGCAGTACAGCAGCTAAAGGTCGCCACTTTATTGATACCGATACCATCTATGTTGATGCTCCAATGGACATCGGGATCAAGTATTTGTCAGACCTGCAAAATATGGATGAGTGGGCGCACTTAGTCAGACCATCTGGAGAAATTACTTCCCAATCAGGTGAGTTCAGAGATGAATATGACCAAAAGATTAAAATTTCTCTGCGATTACATACTTTGAGCAAATACAACTTGCTTGAACAAGAAAACTTTTATCCAGAATACGGATTTTATCAGCGTTCCGTCGCCCTACTCATTCCCACAGCCTATGCATTTGCTGATCCTGAAGCTTCTGGGTTCATCTTGCATCGAATCACATTCTGGAAAACAGATCAAGTTCTCGCTCACGGGAAACTACAAATTGAAGACTTTGGAGCCGAAAGCATGAACATCAAACGGATGTTAGAAGCCAAAGCCGGAAACATGACATCCTTTGATTTGGGCATGAGCTATGTACCAAAAAATCAAAATTCAGTAGTTACCAGCCACTAA
- the scyB gene encoding tryptophan dehydrogenase ScyB, producing the protein MLLFETVREMGHEQVLFCHGRNPDIKAIIAIHDRSLGPAMGATRLFPYLNEEAALKDALRLSRGMTYKAACANIPAGGGKAVIIAHPQQKTDELMRAYGRFIESLNGRFITGQDVNLTPEDVRSIRKETKYVVGVSEKSGGPAPVTALGVFLGIKAAVKSHWQSQEVQGLKVAVQGLGNVGKNLCRHLHEHGMKLYVSDVDPAKTEEVKQLFGATVVSPDEIYSLDVDIFAPCALGGMLNSETIPLLKAGIIAGAANNQLADEQIHSQMLTEKGITYCPDYVINAGGLINVYNEMIGYNEEKAFQQVHNIYDTLLAIFDIAKQQNINTNDASKRLAEDRIMNARKSKIREIAA; encoded by the coding sequence ATGCTGCTATTTGAAACTGTGAGAGAAATGGGTCATGAACAGGTTTTATTCTGTCATGGCAGGAATCCCGATATCAAAGCAATTATTGCTATCCATGATCGCAGCTTAGGGCCAGCAATGGGGGCGACAAGACTTTTCCCCTATCTTAATGAAGAAGCAGCCTTAAAAGACGCGCTACGTCTCAGTCGTGGTATGACCTATAAGGCTGCCTGTGCTAACATTCCGGCTGGTGGCGGAAAAGCAGTAATTATTGCTCATCCGCAGCAAAAAACCGATGAGCTAATGAGAGCTTATGGACGTTTTATTGAAAGTCTCAATGGACGTTTTATTACAGGACAAGATGTCAACCTGACTCCTGAAGATGTCCGCTCAATCCGCAAAGAAACTAAATATGTCGTTGGGGTATCAGAAAAGTCTGGTGGTCCGGCTCCTGTCACTGCCCTCGGAGTATTTTTAGGCATCAAAGCGGCTGTAAAATCTCATTGGCAAAGCCAAGAAGTTCAGGGGTTAAAAGTTGCAGTGCAAGGCTTGGGAAATGTCGGCAAAAATCTCTGTCGTCATTTACATGAGCATGGGATGAAACTGTACGTCAGCGATGTAGACCCAGCCAAAACAGAAGAAGTAAAACAACTTTTCGGTGCGACTGTTGTCAGCCCAGATGAAATTTACTCCCTTGATGTTGATATCTTTGCACCTTGTGCTTTAGGCGGAATGCTGAATAGTGAGACAATTCCTCTGCTCAAAGCGGGAATTATTGCTGGCGCGGCTAATAATCAGTTAGCGGATGAACAAATACATAGTCAAATGCTCACCGAAAAAGGCATCACTTACTGCCCTGATTATGTGATTAATGCCGGAGGTCTGATCAATGTTTATAACGAAATGATTGGCTACAACGAAGAAAAAGCTTTCCAACAAGTGCATAACATTTATGACACCCTCCTAGCAATTTTCGACATTGCTAAACAGCAAAATATCAATACAAATGATGCATCTAAACGGTTAGCTGAAGACCGAATTATGAATGCCAGGAAAAGCAAAATTAGAGAAATTGCTGCCTAA
- the scyA gene encoding scytonemin biosynthesis protein ScyA (ScyA, a thiamin diphosphate-dependent enzyme, performs an acyloin condensation during scytonemin biosythesis. It joins a molecule of indole-3-pyruvate to one of para-hydroxyphenylpyruvic acid.) — protein sequence MSQNYSDSNSPPITSELYKKLPPNSFVESSSNGSQQLDKIASKPEIQPFLVNESPQVSVAHAIAQMLENLGVGYAFGVAGGAMASLWNALSNSNIEVLNFRHEAGAAFAASEAYFASDRPTVVFTTAGPGITNALTGLFAARGEGAKVILLSACTSAPQRGRWAIQETSSYTLPSGGIFTPGALFNYAITIESAAQLPQIFRKIALGLAQPGGFVVHLSIPTAIQTSLIDHISLPQLEVPSFPMTSQGEAIAKSVELLSAGNFAIWVGFGARHAAEEIRQFAEKTGAAVMCSPRAKGIFPEDHPQFVGVTGLGGHASVLTYMEQQPPTRTLVLGTRLGEPTSFWNKAMVPPRGFIHVDIDPEVPGVAYSDAETFPIQSDIKAYMQELLQHWPDIPPCSRDISLPHPERPVIAPPANIDYPVRPFVLMAAIQKIIVEGSDAVVMAECGNSFTWSTHFLRFAQTNRYRVSTGVGAMGHTATGVLGAAQVRNGKAVAIVGDGAMLMNNEISTAVKYNIPAVWIVLNDARYNMCHQGMKMLGLKGADAEMPETNFAMIARGMGAEAVGVVRESDLEAALEQAIAAKVPFLVDVVIDADQPAPSGGRNKSLAAQGVKSNQVNGSPKPASFPSV from the coding sequence ATGAGTCAAAATTATAGTGATTCAAACTCCCCTCCAATTACAAGTGAGCTATACAAGAAATTGCCACCCAACAGTTTTGTAGAATCTTCCTCCAACGGTTCCCAGCAATTGGACAAAATCGCATCGAAACCGGAAATTCAACCTTTTTTAGTGAATGAATCCCCCCAGGTTTCTGTCGCCCATGCGATCGCTCAAATGCTAGAAAATTTGGGCGTAGGCTATGCCTTTGGGGTCGCCGGTGGTGCAATGGCTAGCCTGTGGAATGCGTTATCTAATAGCAATATAGAGGTGCTGAACTTCCGCCATGAAGCCGGGGCGGCTTTTGCTGCTTCCGAGGCGTATTTTGCTAGCGATCGCCCTACGGTAGTGTTTACCACAGCCGGGCCAGGGATTACCAACGCCCTCACCGGGTTATTTGCGGCTCGTGGTGAAGGTGCAAAAGTGATTTTGCTCTCCGCTTGCACTTCCGCCCCGCAACGGGGACGTTGGGCGATTCAGGAAACCAGCAGCTACACCCTACCCAGTGGCGGAATTTTTACCCCAGGGGCGCTATTCAACTATGCGATCACCATTGAATCGGCGGCGCAACTTCCCCAGATTTTTCGCAAAATTGCTCTGGGTTTAGCGCAACCAGGAGGATTTGTGGTTCATTTAAGCATTCCCACAGCCATACAGACGAGCTTAATTGATCACATCTCCCTACCACAATTAGAAGTGCCGAGTTTTCCCATGACCTCTCAAGGGGAAGCGATCGCTAAATCCGTAGAATTACTATCAGCGGGAAACTTTGCCATCTGGGTAGGTTTTGGCGCTCGTCACGCCGCAGAGGAGATTCGCCAATTCGCCGAAAAAACCGGAGCCGCAGTCATGTGTTCACCACGTGCTAAAGGCATCTTTCCCGAAGATCATCCCCAGTTTGTCGGTGTCACAGGCTTAGGCGGTCATGCTTCGGTTCTCACTTATATGGAACAGCAACCTCCAACCCGCACACTTGTACTAGGAACCCGTTTAGGCGAACCCACATCCTTTTGGAATAAAGCAATGGTTCCCCCAAGAGGCTTTATCCATGTAGACATTGACCCAGAAGTTCCAGGGGTAGCCTATTCGGACGCTGAAACATTCCCCATTCAGTCAGACATCAAAGCTTATATGCAAGAACTCTTGCAGCATTGGCCAGATATTCCCCCTTGTTCCAGAGATATCAGCCTACCTCATCCAGAACGCCCAGTCATTGCACCACCTGCAAACATCGACTATCCAGTGCGACCATTCGTGTTAATGGCTGCAATTCAAAAAATCATTGTTGAGGGTAGCGATGCAGTAGTTATGGCCGAGTGCGGTAACTCCTTTACTTGGTCAACTCATTTCCTGCGATTTGCTCAAACCAATCGTTATCGAGTCAGCACCGGAGTAGGGGCTATGGGTCACACAGCCACAGGAGTATTAGGTGCAGCCCAAGTCCGAAATGGTAAAGCTGTCGCGATTGTCGGCGATGGGGCGATGCTGATGAATAACGAAATCAGCACAGCCGTGAAATACAATATTCCTGCTGTCTGGATTGTGCTAAATGATGCCCGTTACAATATGTGCCATCAAGGCATGAAAATGTTGGGATTAAAAGGTGCAGATGCAGAAATGCCTGAAACCAACTTTGCGATGATTGCTCGCGGTATGGGTGCAGAAGCCGTGGGAGTGGTGCGAGAGTCAGACTTGGAAGCTGCATTAGAGCAGGCGATCGCGGCAAAGGTTCCTTTTCTAGTTGATGTAGTGATTGATGCTGATCAACCTGCACCTTCTGGTGGACGGAATAAAAGTTTGGCAGCACAAGGAGTCAAATCAAATCAGGTTAATGGTTCACCTAAACCAGCTTCATTCCCATCAGTTTGA